The Nicotiana sylvestris chromosome 6, ASM39365v2, whole genome shotgun sequence genomic sequence GGATGTTTAATTGCTTAGTCACTTCATGTGGTAAGCTAGTGTTGCCACATGTCCTTGGAGTATTAATtaagttttatccacttattagttaactgggtaatgtcctattacccggtaattaatcaattacccgcaaaattgagaattattcctacttacttaaaatattactcatttttcacataccttttacaccttactagcatggaCATGTAGTACCTTGCatgtcactagtccataaataccaggtattttagctcgggccgtattttatcccaatatgccaaacttggacgaaaaattcattttctttgacttgcttctcctttcaccttcacaaatttattcatcacttgtgtaataacataatccttataatctccaaataatcttttacttggactgatgttaattaccttacgacaaattcagtgcaacatcgtcgtaacttcaTACTACAAAGCAtaacatcactgtaatgtaatactgctgggtgcaacactgtcgtaacttaatactgcgaagcgtaacattaccgtaatgtaatactgctgggtgctacactgtcgtaacttaatactgcaaagcgtaacatcaccgtaatgtaatactgctgggtgcaatactgtcgtaacttaatactgcgaagcgtaacatcatcgtaatataatactgcaggacgtaacatcatcgtaatatattactgcagggggtaacatcatcgtaatactgTGGGGCGTAACactagagaggctatttccgggagaccctcggctcTGAGATAATAGATCTGTGACAACAAAACCCGAAAAAATAATATCAGCAACGTGAGTGACATCAAATAGATGGAAAAGTAGTACCACAAATATTATACAAAAGTCTGAAACACAACATAAATCGAATACCCGACTACCCCTTAACCTACAACCCTTAAtgtacaaccctaatgctcgactaccccttaacctacaaccctaatgctcaacctccacaccttcctatatAGAGTCATGTCCTCGGAATCTGGAGCCGTGCCATGTCCTATCTGATTACCTTgacccaatacttcttaggccgacctctacctcttctcgtacctaccaaagccaaccgctcacaccttcTAACCGGGGAATCTCGGCTTCTCCTCTACATGTGTTCGAGCCATCTAAGAcgcacttcccgcatcttgtcatccatcGGAGCCACGCCCAACCTCTCccaaatatcttcattcctaattttatccagcctagtgtgcccaaacatccacctcaacatcctcatttctgcaactttcatcttctggatatgtgacttcttgactggccaacactcagccctatacaacatggccggtctaacaATCGCTCTATAGAACTTACTTTGAGTTTTGGAGGCacattcttgtcacacaagactccagatgctaacctccatttcatccaccccaccccaatACGGTGCGTAACATCCCCGTCTATCTTTCCATCTCCCTAGATTATTGACCTTAAGTACTTAAAACTTTCTCTTTTGAGGATGATCTGTGAGTCAAGCCTGACTTCCACATCCACTTCCCTCATTACTTTGCTTAACTTACATTCCATATATTCCGTcttagtcctactcaacttgaaacctttagattccAAGGCCTTCCTCCACACCTCCAGTCTCCTATTAATGCTGCCTCACGTCTCATCAATCAAAACTATATCATCAGCGAACAAATACACTATGACACCTCTCCTTGGATATGGTGTGTTAGTGCATCCATCACTAGGGAAAATAAGAAGGGGCTGAGTgcagatccttggtgtaaccccataaccaCCGGAAAAGGCTCTGAGTCACCTCCCATAGTCCTAACCTGAGtcatagctccatcatacatatcctttatCGCCCTAATGTAAGTTACGTCACACCTTTCACCTCCAGACATCTCCAAAGGACGTCCTTGTGGACCTTGTCATACGCCTTCTATAGGTCAATAAACACCTTATGCAAATCCCTCTTATTATCCCTGTATTATTCCACCAACCTCCTGATAAGGTGAATAGCTTCCGTAGTAGAACGACCCGACATGAACCCGAACTAGTTTTCCGATATAGACACCTCCCTCCTTATCCTcccttccaccaccctctcccaaactttcatggtacgACTTATTAGCTttatacccctatagttgttacaattatgtatatcacctttgttcttgtacaccGGAACCATTTTACTCCACCGCCTCTCATCACGCATCCTCTTCGTCCTGaagataacattaaacaacctagTCAGCCACTCCAAGCCTACTCTACCCGCATATCTACAAAACTCTACTGGACTCTCGTCTGGTCCGGTCGCTTTAACCTGACTCATCTTACCCATCGCACCCACAACCTCCTCAACGTTAATACGCCTACAATACCTAAAGTCGTGGTGGCTTTGGGAGCGACCCAATTTCCCTAATACAATGTTTCCATCCCCCTCTTCATTCAGAAGTTCATGAAAGTACGACTGCCATCTTTGCCTAATCTGGGCCTCTTCCATCAATACTCGACCGTCCTCGTCTTTAATGCACCTCACTTGATCCAAGTCGCAAGCCGTCTTCTCTCTTTCTTTGGCCAACTGGAATAACTTCTTGTCCCCACCTTTTCCCCCAAGCTCCTCATACAGCCGACCAAATGCAGCAGTCTTAGCCTCTATGACCGCTAATTTCGCCTCCTTCCTAGACTCCTTATATCTTTCTCTGTTCGCTCTCCTCTGATCCTCGTCTGTGCTTTCTACTAACTTAATGTAAGTCGCTTTTTTGGCTTCCACTTTCCCTTGgaccacttcattccaccaccaattgCCTCGGTGCCTGCCAGAGTAACCTTTCGAATCTCCCAACACCTCTTTCGTTGCCTCCCTTATACAGCCCGCCATTGCCGTCCACATAGCACTAGTGTCCCACCACTATTCTAGGCACCCATAGTTATCAACTGCCCCTCCAACTCCTGTGCATTATCCTCAGAAAAAGCTCCCCACCTGATTCTCAACTGACCCTGTACaaacctcttcttcctcttcatcaaGATACCCTCCATCACCAGGAGCCTATGTTGATTTGTGAGGTTCTCACTCAGGATCACCTTGCAATCCTCACACAACCCTCTATCACACCTCCTGaagaggagatagtcaatctgagtcttagTCACCATATTTCggaaagtaaccaaatgttcctcCCTCTTCGAAAACATAGAGTTCACGATTACCAACTCAAAAGCGCTAGCAAAAtctaatcttcttcttcttcgtacTCGTCTTCCAGTTCTGGTTCAGGTTCACTGGATCTGTCTGTATCACAGATCATTTCTCTGCCGATGAGTTTGAGTCCGAAAAGTTTAATGCCTTAAGTCACCGGAACTGGTCGCTATTCATACTGCTCCACCACCTCAGTATTCTCCTCCACCTCAGCTTCAGTCGCGAGCAAATTTTGTGCCGATATTAGTCATGGGGAATGAATCTGATTCACCATCTCCTCCTAGTTCATCATCACCGGAGAGATATTCAAGGATAAGCATTGACTCTTAGCCCCGAAGTTTCAATGTTTGGGATCAGAATCTTGAAGCTCCGGCGAGAATCACCAATCAGATATAGCAAATTGAGCCAGTTTCCATTGCCCCACCACCACCGCCGTGACCGCCTCTTTCGATTAGTATTCCGGCTAGTGTACCGCCTTCGTCTCTGCCACCACCATGTAAAAATTCGGACAGTCCAAAAACTCCAACACCACCATCTAAGCCTCCAGTTCTTGTAACTCCTTTAAGGCCTATAACACTTCAAAGTCTAGTATTGACATGGTTTTGACATGGCGCGCGTGTAAAACACCTCATATGCTGAGACTGGTATTAGTATTTCAGGTAGGAAAATAATTCACTTCAAATACGTTTAGGTGGTAAAAGAACACCCGTTTAGTTTAGGTGGTAAAAGAACACCCGTTTAGTTTAGGtgttcaaatctattttttgACAAGTTTAATGGGGTCTTCATGTATTTTGCCAATTTTCTAAATACTTTCTTTGGATGCCAAATTGCCAATAAAACCTATAGTAATTTATATTATTGGGTTGATCTGTCGTGTCTGAGCTACAAATGCACTCTTACCAACTTTATGTAAAGTCTTTCTTTAGTTTTAAATTAGTCATTAGAAGATTATTGTTAAAAGTTAATTTGTTATTCAGTTTTCCTACGTGTATTGACGATATATTCCTACCTCTCCGTTGACAAGAAATAGGACAGATCCAAATTTccttattttttaattattatcgACTATCCTATTTAGAATTACCTTATTCATGAAGTGTCCTCCAtatagttacaaagactttaacttatgactaaaactagtcacaacataaactcagagagtTTATGGATTTTACAAGAGGGTTCCTAATCAACACTTCTAGCTAAgtagtttaggagatacaataagaatAATCACAaaaattacaactcaactaaggacaacaaaatactaactttaggaactggtccgtagtagcgtttaactttgtttTTCAAGTTTTTGAGAATTAAGTTCACTGTTTTGGAAAAGGCTTGAGTAAAAAAtgaagtgttcaagtgatgttttgatataaactccttgttgatacaccttgatgacatcacttgaatgatgtaagcactttagttggtcaaagGATAAGTGGCCACTGGAAACAGTGCAGTGCAGACAATCACGTCGCTTTCAGCTATGTCCAATTGACTTCGTACTGCTATGAGGGAAtcacaagggtatcaggtccttgtttggttctcTATCTCCTGAAGCTATAGTAGTTCATatttagctggaatccgttaacATGCAGTGTagcccaagtgtgtcaggttctctatctggtccTTGACAGTaaatttgttagatcatcaaaacataaggcagaGACATTGAAAACCTATCACAAATCAAACTTAGCTATTCTCATATAGCTACTCCAAGCAAAGGAACATAACAACTCATTTTCCTATATTAACTGCAGTCTATAGTCTTATACATAAAAGGCTAGTCCTAGGAAAACAGTCAAAGTTAACACTTGAGTTTCTGCAGCTGGCTTCTCATAACTCCTGCACTCCTGATGTATGCTTCGAAATTTGATGAATAGGATTTTTCAGTTACTACTTACTCTCTCTACATGAACTCTAATGATTGGAAACTAGTTCTATGTGaataatttcaatttttttacaATTCTTTTTGTCTCTTTGTCAACAGATttcaagttagttgagttgaattttttgtaatggagtcattacaaagtggcttgtaatagatgtttacaagttagtgatgTTGAAaacctacaagtgtaggtcgtggtttttgtccccttgagttgggattttttaACGTAAAAATCTCGTGTCTTATTTACTTACCGTTTCACTAGCATTCTCAGTACAACCTCATAGAGGATCAGGTAttctactatttggtggactcatacaaactaacaattggtatcagagtaggttcgtcctatcaggctaacacctaggaaggatccttatggttgctccaccaaattttgaagaaggttaaTCTACATACAGACCACCTCggttcaatggacaatactatgggtgatggaagacaagaatgcatgattttatcatggctgaggattctGAGTTATGGGATGTCATATGTGACGGTCCTTATGTCCTAATAAAGGTACTTGAAGAACTTCCATTCTCAATGCCAAAAACTAGTAAAGAATACACTGACGCAGATATGAAAGctgtggagaagaattttcgtgccaagaagATTTTGGTATGTGGAATAGAACCTGATGAATATAATAGAATCTTTGCTTGTGACACTtctaaggagatatgggaagctttgcaaacagCTCATGAGGGAACCACCCAAGTAAAACAATCTATGATCGATATGCTCACTACAGAGTATgaactcttcaggatgaaggacgatgaatctattcaagatatgcacacaagattcatttccatcataaatgagttacactcacttggtgaaaccATTCCTAGGAACAAACTAGTGAGGAAAATCCTCAGTATTCTGCCTAGCCCTTaggaaagcaaggtgaatgctattactgaagTAAAGGACTTGCAGGAGTTGACCATAGAAGAGATGGTTGGAAATCTAaagacctacgagatgaagatgaagatagacagtgaaagaagagaactaaagaaagaaaagaacctggtactcaaagctgatagcaatgactcaagttAGGAGAACAatgacatggcttacttaactaaaagatttcagaagatggtcagaagaaatggagaaatgctaaaaaggggcagctctagcaaaccaaaaaactatgatctctgtcataagtgtggaaagcctggGTACTTCATCAAAGACTGTCCTCTCCTAAAGCAAGAATTTTCCAAGTACAACCCTGAGAAAGCAGCtaagaggaacccggttcctCTCAAGGACTTCAAAAGAAAGAGATCTGTTGACATTGTGGTGAAACaggctcttgcagcatggggggctcctctagtgagtctgaagatgaaactgatgctggtgatagttccatgatAGTAGCTAAAAGCGAGGAAAACGAATATGATtcaacttttgctttgatggctcaatcagatgatgatAAAAATGATGACAAtaatgaggtaaatttcagggatgttcagagaaaacTGAAATCATACTCTCCTAAGAAACTTATGTCTTTAGCTAATGTattgattgatgcctatcataaCCTTCTGGAGGATAAGGATGCCTTGATCTTAGAACTAGGGGAAGTTGAACAAATCAGAGATGATCTAGTAGTGTGTGTAGTGGATTTGAAGGAAACCATTTGtgagttgaagaaagaaaaagatgtCTTGACCAAAAAGATTTCCAACTTAGAGCATAAAAGAGATGACTTAGTGGTAGTAGTTGTTGACCATAAGGAAACTATTGAGAACTTCAGCAAAGAAAAGGAGGCCCTAGTAAAAACAGTGActgaaattgaggaagaaagagaTGATCTCTTGGTAGTAAGTGCAGACCTTAGGGAAACAATGGAGGTACTAGGAACTAAGTCTAAACCTGGAAAtactggaaaaggaaaagagatagctagtgaggaacacattaggcttgaaaacgAGTTGAAAGCTGTGAGAACTAGGATGTGTGTTGAAACTGAAAAAAACAAGCACCTCCAAACTGAactggaaagagtaaaaaatgatcttgaaaagtccctaaaGTGGATCTGGTCCTCATAAGCTATCACTGCCATGTACACTAATAATGGTCGAAACAGGCAGGGaatagggttccaaagggagaaaaccccTTACAACCCACATAGCAAATATGTGACTGTACCTGAAAACTGGctatgtacccactgtgggaacaatgcaCATTTCAAGGAAAATTATCAAGCTAGGGTCCAGTTCACTCAGAAAAATCGAATGGTTGTTGAAAATGTAACTACTAAAaagggaccaggttccactcacaaaaaCGCATATTACCTACATGGAataagagagctcttattcatcctcttgcctactacaagggacccaaacttgcttgggttcctaaaactaactcttgatcttgttgtgcagggaacaatgaaaggaagcggtcaacaatggttcatggatagtgggtgttcaaagcacatgagtgggaacaccatggactttct encodes the following:
- the LOC138870577 gene encoding spindle pole body component 110-like: MHDFIMAEDSELWDVICDGPYVLIKVLEELPFSMPKTSKEYTDADMKAVEKNFRAKKILVCGIEPDEYNRIFACDTSKEIWEALQTAHEGTTQVKQSMIDMLTTEYELFRMKDDESIQDMHTRFISIINELHSLGETIPRNKLELTIEEMVGNLKTYEMKMKIDSERRELKKEKNLVLKADSNDSSSCSMGGSSSESEDETDAGDSSMIVAKSEENEYDSTFALMAQSDDDKNDDNNEVNFRDVQRKLKSYSPKKLMSLANVLIDAYHNLLEDKDALILELGEVEQIRDDLVVCVVDLKETICELKKEKDVLTKKISNLEHKRDDLVVVVVDHKETIENFSKEKEALVKTVTEIEEERDDLLVVSADLRETMEVLGTKSKPGNTGKGKEIASEEHIRLENELKAVRTRMCVETEKNKHLQTELERGIGFQREKTPYNPHSKYVTVPENWLCTHCGNNAHFKENYQARVQFTQKNRMVVENGGSVSFGNGKKGYILGVGKICDKGNNVEFLSKICTVTMVTGEVLLVAKRYKNIYVADFESLQSGDLSCLKAIDDDAELWYRRLGHTSFSLLYKLIQKNMVHGLPMSKFKVQKVYDACARGKHVKSSFKSKRDVSTSKPLELLHMNLCGAMRDQFGKFDAKSDEGIFMGYSSQSKSYKIYNKQTQCVEESVHVVFDESYPSCEKSAEKDQDGEPLLVPAKSLT
- the LOC104235757 gene encoding uncharacterized protein, whose product is MAGCIREATKEVLGDSKGYSGRHRGNWWWNEVVQGKVEAKKATYIKLVESTDEDQRRANRERYKESRKEAKLAVIEAKTAAFGRLYEELGGKGGDKKLFQLAKEREKTACDLDQVRCIKDEDGRVLMEEAQIRQRWQSYFHELLNEEGDGNIVLGKLGRSQSHHDFRYCRRINVEEVVGAMGKMSQVKATGPDESPVEFCRYAGRVGLEWLTRLFNVIFRTKRMRDERRWSKMVPVYKNKGDIHNCNNYRGIKLISRTMKVWERVVEGRIRREVSISEN